The Myxocyprinus asiaticus isolate MX2 ecotype Aquarium Trade chromosome 6, UBuf_Myxa_2, whole genome shotgun sequence region GAAACTAATCTTTTTACATAAAAGACTTCAACATAGGTCTTTTTATCTGCTCAGTGAGCTAACATAAGCGGACACACGTTacataaatttatatataaaagttCAAttaacacactcacatacacaagcCCGCTTGGCTttatctcaaacacacacacacatgcatacacattcTCTCTTAATTTCTAAAGGACATGATCATTTTACACAAATCATCTAGGCTGACAAGGAAATTAGAACTTTGTGTAGATTAGAAAGTAATATGAAACAGGACAAAAAACAAGTATGCATGattatataaatgaaaatatcttttaaaatatCAGGTACGAAAAACAAACTTCCATATTCTTCGAGTCTTTTTTTCTAGAGGATACTAACAATATGACATGATCACAAAACTAATGAGTCCATAATTTCTCGAATGTAGTTGTCCTTTTTTATCAGCCTCGGTCTGGTTTTCCCTATCCATGTCTTGAGTGTTATAGGAGAAATCACCAATTTCATGTGGGACCTGCCATCAATGAGATACATGCTGCAATTATCAGAGAGTGTAGAAGGGAAAATAAAGAGAAGGAGATGGGAACTGAGACACATAACACCTTCCTAAGAGGCTGTGAACTTTCTGAGTGTGATAACAATGAGAGCAAGAAGAACAGAGGCTCCGAGAAACACAGCGATGACAATAGCTGTGATGGCACCTGGCCCCAACACACCTGCAGACAGAGAAAAATCAACAGCTGTTAATCCACCTTAAGAGGAATGTTCATATATTACCACTGCACTCCTTTAGCAATGAGATTTGCATTCTCTATAAGATGAACATAAGATTTATGcttgattatttattttctccatattttCAGAATGGTTCATGCACATCACAGATTTATTTTGGCATTTACATGCAGCAGGTTTCATCAATTATGAAATAAggtaaatatttaaaggaatatttctggttcaaaacaagtttagctcaatcgacagcatttatggcataatgttgtttaccacaaacattaatttagaagaagcaaaaatctaggttacatacttctcacttactaaccttttctatgtaaagttatatccaattttactacttccttgccatgacgacataatgccgtAAACCATATAATCCCtgtaaatgacaatttaaacaactttacagctcaaataaaacataagTTTTAACAGCAGAACTAATAAAGAATTAAGAATtatcagcttcacatttctgcctttaaaccctcaacacaaaacaaatggccccattcacttccattgtaagggcctcactgtaacatcgattttttttcttttttttttttgttttgttttatttaaagaaaatgagggacaaatcgaaataaattgttgtggtaatcaacattataacacaaatgcagtcgattgatcttaacttgtattgaacccggaatattcctttaagccttgtgttgtgttcgttttgtgctaacacattttgtgtttccTGTCAAAAATGACAGGCCCACTAagataaatctctcatattgcatttattatcccaagatattgcattagatctttttattaacttatttttaataatatataataatatattatatgtatataataattataattacgtaataaattaataaccacttacttgatctgaacaaagtcgttttaaagcttagaatatggactttacaatgcatatagctgatcctaccaattattaaataatactttttagtTTGCTGTCAAATAAGAAatgtttcgttctcatcatttgtaaatttgttatcacaacaattatattcagagttggtaaaaccataaaaaagatgagatagccatgtgttatatattgttggaaaggtctcaatttgttgaatgcaatgagcaaatttgtttcactcagaggccaaactgcagtgagtattagtatATGAAATtaccacagacacacataaatataataaacagaagtgtctttatgtcacgtttttccttattactttacaaaacatacatataacatagacaatgacatatcgtaacttacagcagactatcctgattcaaatgagaccaaatgcaaaataaatgatcagtagatcatattcctcaaagagtgtacatgaaaagatgatgcacaagagggtgctcaacacacaatgtgtgtgtgtatttgtatgtgtgtgtgtgtgtgtgtgtgtgtgtgtgtgtgtgtgtgtgtgtgtgtgcacatgtccgagggctttgtgtgtgcaaacacacatccacatatgtgctcatctaaaggattgggatgctcctgaacacttaatatttctgtattttgtagtctaatccattcatttacaatggccggtcatttttgaccgggaacacaacaagtgtaacaaagtgaaataaaaacaaaaaaatgtttagaaaatTGTGTTTTCTGATACCATATCTGAAAAAAGTCAAGGAAttgtattccaattggattaagtaaaaaacaaatcgtacaaaataaattaattaattaatcatccGGGTCAAGATTACCAGAACACAACAAAAGGAttaatagatactgtatataaatacatcTTATACAGCCTAATTTGTGATGAATGAGATGCTAACTTGATTATAGCAGGATGTGACATTAAGTGAAATTAAACCTGTCAATCTTTCTAAAATCATCTGAAGATTTACCACACATTATAGTaagcatgaaataaaaaatgactctatttactttcttactaCACATACCTAGTCTTCTTGTAAACTCTTCAATAGtgggaaaaaatatttgttttcactatctttcatcaaaatgtaataacttggtcAGCCTCTGAAActactttttttccatttaatttttcaaCCACCCCTCCCTTCCAGCTCCTCCCTCCtttccaaccacctgtcatatagaggCCAATTTTCAGGATCTAATCAATTCACAATAGTCAAAATATAGTTCCGTCCAACATTTTTTCTTGTCGAATATCCTATTCCCTtgtaaatacatcatattacagaagtaaaatgtttAGCGAAacgccatttcatgttgactttaaaagaaCATGGTCTATGATTTTAAGCAAGATAAATAACCAAGTAATTTCAGTAAATACGTCACAAAGCGCACAGTATGTGATCTTGTGTGGTCTAACTCTACCTTCTTCCTCATCCAGGGTTAGTGAGGGTGTGCCGTCTTCATAGTCAAAAGTGAATGAGTGTTCTGTGAGGTCATGAAAAggttgttttgttgttacatcgATGGCTCCCGCACCGGATAGCGTGTCCTGATTATCATTCTGCAGGGTAGGAGAGGAATCTGCCACTGTTTCTGATGAAAAGGAcaagagatatactgtatatacacaaaaacattaaTGAAGTAGTCCTTCTAATCTGAACTAAAAAGAGTTTTACAGCCTGGTCCCACATAAGAATCTTGTTCCATCAACaacgttttgcttttctttagcTATTTAGAAACCATctgtgcaacatgatcacacgggaactcaatgtgttgctaccgaatgttccggtaccctgacatcgaccccattctgccgagttactaaCAATcagcatctcccatcagatatcTTTGTATCAGTTCAAATGCGTGCTTCTTGTCCTGTGGCACTACTAAAAGCGTGCTGCACGAGCAGCCTCGAAAACCTGGGTTCTGGTCCCACAGAAACCAGTAAAAACTTCACATATTCACATAAGCAATGGTGagcgcgattcagaggttgcattttccctctaagactacatttttactctactgacggTTAAGTGTAGGGTTGGGTTatgggttagggtgtatggttaataaaatatgcatttctattgactgtattacatcatttacaactaaaaacaatttgctttacaactcgcttttggcgcccctctgtggacattttacccagaaactggagctcacatgcaGGACCTAAAAACTAAAGGTTTTTCATTCTGGTTCCATTGTtccgctgcctcctttccaattgATAACCGGttagaaaaaaatttaagaacggttaataacattcttttttaaatgacagtactctgtgctaagggtgggtgatataccagttacagtgttgccagatctcacaagaaaaACAGGTGACCTGGTCTGGAACAACacgctcaaaataagggacttgcctcaaccAAAATAACTGATAATAAGCAAAAAAATGTTCTATGTGCGGACATtttcggcatagaaatcataaaatcaaagtata contains the following coding sequences:
- the snorc gene encoding protein SNORC, which encodes MVNSSILLNTGTMGDCSSDSGSSRLVLFAVLAICMVFVQTETVADSSPTLQNDNQDTLSGAGAIDVTTKQPFHDLTEHSFTFDYEDGTPSLTLDEEEGVLGPGAITAIVIAVFLGASVLLALIVITLRKFTAS